From the Telopea speciosissima isolate NSW1024214 ecotype Mountain lineage chromosome 9, Tspe_v1, whole genome shotgun sequence genome, the window GGGCCTCTAAAGCCCTGTTTGGAAAAATctcagtgagagtctgacactctctctcctcattgacttgaacctgtttaaacctgatgggcttctaattggtgaagaagcagaatctaatagggaatagtttaattaattaattattttatatttaatggataaataataaattgcaccatatccaaaaaattaaataaataattaattaattagtaaattccaattataccctcatataataattaattattatgtaccaatccaccactaatcaacaccatcattatggaatctagggcatgtacactagtactgccaaacccccatgtccatataagagtgtttgtgtatatgatcgggtcccgcaaaacttgataaaatattttaattaataactacatataatctatcattttatgtaaaataggttttgcaaaaaccatttccaaaacagcactggatccagattccgatccgatcATTCACAAAcaacctcaatcttggtgttccccaatcggacaatggtgaccatgttgagtaactccttcactcataaaatGTTtgcacattcccagaacactagCTTTGGctcacttgagtctcaatcattgatgaaccaaagaatgcagtcacattttgtagtgacagggtcctctcaagtgcagggtctcggtgacacatgtctatcccatcctacatctggcaataatacatgagggactcaacaaagtagattctttgccaatgcacatcATTATCcgcacttgcattcgtaccctgacatcaacatgtctaagcatacccaatgcgacgaccatatgataagggttcctagcccaaaccctagtcatgactaccattttaagtaaaaattacagacacataatgctcaaaaagtttatatcgcatgtgataatattaaaccaaaatatataaaatattcaatacaaagtaaaccggaccgaaccgggtttgatggacacataaatccaacatgTGTTCCCTTATTCGCCCGACACTGCACTCGGGCAGTGTATGGAACTCTCTCCCAAGaaatatttatataatttttcaaTAAACAACAATATATTCATTGATGTTTTTTTTCCTGCATTTTCTCatagttttattaatttatggGAAGAGGATAGGCACACTGCCTATTTGTGGTATAGTGGGCGGTACCAATGGGGGTGTGAGATGCCATATCATACAAGAGGTgcaagggggtgggggtgggggtgggggtggggtggggaagagagagaaccatGCATAGTGGGCACTTAATTTATGGCATTGTTGGAAAACCCAGTTTTGACTCGGTTGACGCATCTGAATCTGATAAAAAAACGGGATTCCTGGTCAAGAGTCGTGAAGACTCATTCtatgttatataaaaaaataacaaaaaagaagacACTTGGGCCGAGTCTACATTGATTCGCTTTTTTTTGTCGAGTCTTCAAAAACTTACCGAATCTggtaaaaaaacccaaaaatctatAAAAAAGTAAATCCTGACATCCTTCTCTATTCCCTAGAGTTCTAGTGTTtaggaatcgttatcctctctgTTCTGACATGGTCGATCTTTGCATCGTCTTGTGCTGcgagaggccatgtggcacaatgggccccacatgatgcacatggcctctgcagccgccgcacaatgcagtacagcaccgtgctgtaacaggagaggataaaaattcagtgTCTAGAGTGTAACAAGTAGACCCTAACCATCTCAAACAAAGTGATAAAAGTTAAAaccctattatatatatatatatatatatatatattttggtcaTTACTCATCAGAAGTCGGAACCGTATTATATTctattcttccttcttctctttggcGATTGGAGTCTCTTGCTATGACGATAAATCTCTCAAGCTCTCAATCAGTTAGCCTCTCACACGGTAAATCTCTCAAGAGTCAAGATCTCAATCCAAATGATTGTATGCATTCAAATGCATGTGTTTATATTGTATTAATATgtataaaaatcagaaaaaaaaatgactcggCCTGACTAGGTCGACTCACCAGGTTTTTGACTAGACGAGTCGAGTAAAAAAACCTGATTTCCCAACAATGGTTTATGGTACTCCAACAATGTGTCCAACATTTTCTCTTAACTTATATGAAATTTTCTTATTAACAAGTCTCacggtgtcaaataatttttaactttacttttttgtccttttagtgTTATACACATTTTTTCTCCAATGAGGGTAAATACAACACAAGCTTcaagaaataagggaaaaatTTTTGTACAACACAaactcaaaaatgaaattgcacaccccCTCACATATCATTGTTCATGTGAGGGGGTGATATGGGGAATCCTCTCCCAagaaatatttatttaattttcaatgAAGAACAATATCTTCATTGATGTGTTTTTTTtcctgtaattttttttttctattttttcatatttctaTTATTTATAGAAAGAGGAATAGGCATACTGGCTGTGTGCGGTACCAATGGGAGTGGGAGATGCAATATCATACAAGAGATGCAAGGGGGATGAgggtggagaagagagagagagacatagtGGGCACTAGCCTATGGTACTCCAGCGGTGTGTCCAACCTTTTCTCTTAATTTATAGGAATTTTTCTTATTAACAAGTCTCAcagtgtcaaataatttttaactttacttttttgtccttttggTATTATACACAATTTTTCACAACTAAGGGTAAATATATACAACACAAGCTTCAAGAAATATGGAGAAAAGTTTTGTACAACGCcaactcaaaaatgaaattgcacaccccctcacatatcattgttcatgtgagggggtgatatgtcataaattcCCCTCCCCTTTTGTCAGATTCCAAATGGAGCTCCCTTATTTGCCCGAAATTGCACGCGGGCAGTGTAGGAAAACCTCTTCCAAGAAATATTTATCTAACTTTTCAATAAAGAACAATATATTCATTGATGTGTTTTTTTCCtgtatttttcatatttttattaatttatgggAAGAGAGACAGGCACACTACCTGTGTGCGGTATAGTGGGCGGTACCAATGGGGGTGCGAGATGCAATATCATACAAGAAGTGtaagggggtggggtggggaagagagagacaaaCATAGTGGGCGCTAGTTTTTGGTACTCCAACGGTGTGTCCAACCTTTTCTCTTAATTTATAtgaaattttttacattttttttaatagttgggccccaaggagagttgaactcatgacctcttctttgcgaggtgttggtctttgccaactgagcaaCCCCTTGGGGTATAGGTTTTAGTATATGGTCGAgctttcaaccattggatgggcatgACCATGTACAGTACACAACTTCTCGttcccatccaatggttgaaggCACAGTCGTGCATGGTGCATGATTGTGTACGAAACCTTTTGCTTTTTCTTATTAATAAGTCTCACGCTGTCCAaaactttacttgtttgtccTTTTAGTTTTATACACAATTTTTCTCCAATGGGGATAAATACAAACACAAGCTTCAAGAAATACGGGAAAAAAATTTTGTACAACGCCAACTCAAAATGAAATTGTACATCCCCTCACATATCATTGTTCATGTGAaggggtgatatgtcataaattcccctcccccttttgtcagattccaaaggaGGTCCCTTATTCACCAGAAACTACACTTGGGCAGTGTAGGGAACCGTCTCCCAAGAAATATTTATCTAACTTTTTAATGAAGAACAATATATTCATTGATGTGttttttttcctatattttttctatttttcatatttttattaatttatgggAAGAGGGATAGGTATACTGCTTGTGTATGGTATAGTGGACGGTACCAATGGGGGTGTGAGATGCAATATCATACAAGAGGTGCAAGGGTGGGgagtggggaagagagagacaaaCATAGTGGGCACTAGCTTATGGTACTCAACGGTGTGTCTAACCTTTTCTCTTGATTTACATGAATTTTTCTTATTTACAAGTCTCACGATGTTCGTCAAATAAtttactttacttttttgtctttttagtaTTGTATAAAAGTTTTCTCCAATGGgggtaaatattgtcatttcacatgtatactcgAAATATGTGTATAacaatgacatttttttataatgacataatgatcattatgtcattttcaaattattcttgaaaacctttttatactcttaaattaaaattttttgaaaataatacCAGAAATTAATAGAAGGTATCAGGTTCTAAATACAACTATAGAGGTATCATTCATGAATTCAAATCAGCTCCCAACATAGGGGATAAGTGGGGATGGATGTGACACCTCCTACTATATATTTATTGAAGggtgtatttaaaaaaaaagtgattcATCATCACTAAGTTGACACCAAGTTTTGTGATAAAATTGAAGAGTGAAggtacatctcagagccaatcacatgtttattttgtttccataaatacccctcctccccttatAAATGGTAAGAATAGGACAAGTGGTTGCCTCTCATATATAAAAACtgaactcaaaaaaaaaaaaaacaagagaatggatcatttgcTCGTATGTGCCGGTGAATGTACATGTAActtgtcctttttgtttccattaatacccctcctccccttgtaaatggcaaaaatggtACAGGTGGTTACCTCTGACACGTATATGGAACTGGACTAAAAAAATTGACTCTGAATCCTCTGTCGTACTGCAGGGTGTGCGGTGCACATCTTGTGACACAGCAGAGGCCACATGgtacacatggcacacatggcctctacggaaaattatcctctctaattccttaaagtgtggcagtacgacagtgttaggtggagataTTAACACTTGGCAACTGTCGCATCCAACCGTCCATATCAATGACCTCGGATTGTTGGATGTGGCAGCTTctaggtgtcaacatctccacctagcactgccgtggccacactttaggaattggagaggataataatcctgACCTCTACTGTGGTGCATATCCGCACATCCTGTGACACAGTAGAGGCCACCGCAGGATGTGCACCGCATACCCTGCAGTATGGAAGAGGATTTTTGttaaagaaaaatatgatttttcaactatggTTAAAAACTTAGAATTGGAGTGGCATCTGCCAATACATTCATGATGGTTCAGTCCTCCGAGCAATCTCTTAATCTAAAGGGAACAAACAACAACGTTATAGAATTGATTTGATCGATCCAAAAAGACAACAAAAGCACagttcaaagaagaagaacattacGGGTACacagacttcttcttcttcgcacgTAGATAAAAACAAGGAAGGCAGAGCTGCAGAGTCCAGAGTGTTAAAGGTCCCATTTGATTTTGGTACAAACTTGCATTCAGTgatgaaaccaaaccaaaccagccagcgaTTTGCGAGGGCAGCTTTCATTTGAACATTTTAAGACTCTCAGTTACACGACAAAGCTGTTGGGAGTCGAGTGTGAGTTGGGGTGTTTGATAGAGACTTGGGACCACACCCACCCTCCCCCAAGTGCTTCTTCCACCGTTCCCCAAACCCCACTgcctttcctctcctctctttgcgGTTCACTTGTCCCTTTCCCTTCCGCCAATGACTCTTTAACTGTAACAAAAGTAACCCAAACACGTAATCCCTCACCGTACTCTACTCTCTATATtacactttttgtttttttttatttgacaaAGTGGAAATGTGGAACTGTAAACTGTTCTTCATCTACACCAGCATCACTGGAAATATCAAACGGTAGAGATTTCTACCTCTCTATCCACCAAACCTACTTAATTGGTTCCATCTTTCATGGGCAAAATAATGTTCTGTATTCCTCTGCTCTCCTCTGTTTGGGTGACCTTTCTTCTCCTGGGTTGGCTCACCATTACTCCACAGAAAGAGACCCAGTACCTTCCTTGagtaaatactaaatagtaCTAGTATTAATAGCTGTTAGTTCTGCAagcgcttcttcttctttcagttTCTTCCTTACAGATTCCACTCTTTACTTCCTCACTCCTTACTCttcctttaaattttttattttttttaatccttttttAGGTGGGTTGTCTTTCCTTCACCGACAATCAAACAGTTTTTTTGTAGCATTTCTTTCTGGGTTGAGGATCTGACCCGCTGCCTTCTGGCTGTTAGTGAgtgtttttcttctcttatattttccttttctttaataaagAAATTCACTTATATATTCCTTTTCACCTGATTTCCACCTCACTAATCTGTGCATTTCTGTTGTGTTGTGTCGGTGGTTTCATTtatcttcccttctctcttaTCTCCTCCACCCCTCAATCTATCTGTTTTGTTGGCTACTGGGTTTCTCCTCTTTGTTATCCAGGTGAAGATAGACAGAGATAGAGGGTACAGATCAATTTGCTGAGTATTCATGGCTTCCAAATTGCTCTTAATCATCGTCTTCATCTTTGATCTAATCGCCTTTGGCCTCGCCGTTGCTGCTGAGCAGCGTAGGAGTAAGGTATGTGTCTCTCTTCTCATCCTctgccttcttcttctactttatTTATTGATTCACTGAAtacaaataatttttattttctgggtTTTCTAAGTAGTGGTAGGATAGATTCATAGATCGTCAGATCTTAAACAGTTCTGTTAGTTTCTATGTGTGAGTTCATGGGTTGCTATTTCTTACTTTCTTAGTGGAATTGAGCAGAACAAGAGTGTAAAATGTAAATTTTGGCTACCCAGCAGTTAGTGGTTTAGTACTAAGGTAAACTTGACTTAAAATTTTAGTTCTACCAGGGATTAGATGGAAGTTGAACAGAATCCCTCATTTTTTTCAGTCAGCGGTTGATGAAATTTCTTCATCAGATCTGGTGAGAACTCCTCTTCACTGCCCGGAACAAAGATGTAGTTTGAAGATGTCCGTAATGTATTAGTGTCAGACACCCCAGTTTGAAAGTGTCTACAACAGAACAaatgttctcttcttctagatCTGAGATAagttttcctctttcttcttcgttCCCCCTTCCCCCAAAAACCAAAGTTAATTACTCAAGAACTCCTAAATTTCTGCAGCAATATCTGTTCTGCAATGAGCTTTTTACTCTTTTATTTAGGATTTTTATAATCTCTTTTATCTGATAATATTTCGAATTCATATAGGAAATCTAGTTGGAAACGTTCTgaaagatcatattttctacaATTTTGAGCCTGAAAAAAACAAAGGTTCACCCAGGCACAGTGTCACTATGAAATTCTTAGTATATTCCAATCTCCAGCAGGCCTTATCCTCTGTGTTGCGCCTACTAGTTTCAAACGCATAATGGTAGTGCAAAAGATATTGTGTTTCTGTTCCTAACAGTTCGGTAACCAATTTGCAGTCTAACTCAAACTGAGGCCAAATGGATACAAGTCTCAATGATATTGCCCCATCTTGTATTGGACTCTTCACCTTTGTTCTCAATGATCTAAATGTTATCTGAATATCAAACATTTCAATTTCACTAGAAGTCCAATCAGTGTATCAACCGAACACTGGGTTGACccttttaatttcaaattctgGTGGTCATTCATTGTGTTaaaattattcttcttctgttAAAACCTGGGTATATGGTTATGGGCATGAAATCCCTGGATTCAAAATAGGATGGTTTTAGGGCAAAGGAAAATGTACGGATCTGGGTGAACTTGAAATGGTTGTCCTGTCACATATATGTCATTCTCATTTCTGTACTGATCAGTAGGCTTCTCTTACAGGCTCAAGTCGTCTCTGATTCTGAGAAGAATTATTATTACTGTGTCTACGATTCGGACATCGCAACTGGATATGGtgtaggggcatttttgttccTGATGGTTAGCCAAGTCCTTATAATGGTGGCAAGTAGGTGCTTCTGCTGTGGGAAGGCTCTGAATCCCAGTGGTTCAAGGGCATGGGCTGTTGTTCTCTTCATCACTTGCTGGTATGTGCTTGAGCTGGTCCAATGCTTGATGAAATTTAGTGTGTTGGCACTTATTAATGGTggataaattttcaaatttaccAGTCTGATCTGTATCTGTCATGCCTTAATTTTCCACTTCATGACATTAGTAATATTCTCCTTCTTTGCTCCAACTATTAAATATTATGTTGATTTGTCTATCTCAGGTTGACATTTCTTATTGCGGAGATTTGCTTGCTTGCGGGTTCTGTGAGGAATGCCTACCATACCAGATACACGACAATTTTTGGGGCCCAAACTCCTTCTTGCGAGATCTTGAGGAAAGGAGTCTTTGGAGCAGGGGCTGCCTTCATTGTGTTCACTGGCATACTCACTGAACTCTTCTATGTTTGCTACTCTAAGGCTAAGGATGGATtcagatctgactttggcaaagACACTGGTGTGGGGATGGGAACCTACAGCTGAGTTAGCATAAGATACAACATTGTTAGCTTAGGATGGAACTGTTTGCACTCTGGATTTATAATGTTTGGCTCACGCATTGAGTTTCATTTGGTCTTTTCTGTGGAGCTTAATTTTGTTCTTTGGATATGTTATTCAATCCTAGTTTCTATTCcgtatatatattcttttcttgtaaGGCCTGACCGGCTCCCCAATTCTCTTTTTCGTTTCTATCAACTTGAATCATATCTCATGAATGTAGATTCATTTAGGTGATAGAGCATcactttatttgttttgatcgacattttatttgataaaatgGAGGGGTTATGGTCCTGGGTTCCTATTTCCAATTTCTTCCAAATGCTTTCTTTCCCTACAGATTAAAGCTGGTGGTTCTCATGAATGCACCAGCCTAAAATTTACTAACCTTTGTTGGTTCCTTCAATTTATTTTCTTCACGGTTCTTTGCCTGTGAGGAAAGCCCATTAGTTTGTTACTAGCAGACATGCAGGAAAAAAGATGGAGCTGTTCGTTTCTTTTTTACCCTctgttttttggggttttagttCTGTGGTTACATATACATGTCAACCCTGCAATACTAGGGATCTTTGTTAGGGACGAATGTGCAATCATGAAGAAGAACTCAAGCAAACAATTGCACATAATGCAAGGAATTTATCGTGGTTTGGTaagattgcctacatccatTTGATAGCACAAAATGCTCCCTTTCCTTTAGGCTAAGTACATGGTCTGGTACCGGACTTAGCCCATTTATGGTGGTTGGATGTAGCCCAACGGGTGCTTGACCAATACTGTTACTCTTGTTTATAGGCCCGTTAATCCATTTATAGCCTATTATAGTCCAACAAGCCCGATTATGGACCAATAATTTCTGGCTGAATAGAAACATGTCCATTCTTGGCCTACAATATCCGATTAATTAAGCAGTTAATAACATTGTGGAACCTTAAATTGGTGACGAATGATTAAGCTCGACTGACATCGATTGGCTGACAGCCCTACATGGACATATATGAGAttatatatgattgaatttgagtctgaGATCTACTGTGTAGTCAGTTCATGGTtgaaattgccacatcactTCCAAGTGGCAAAAATAAATGATGCTTTCACATGATTAAGTCCATTTCTTCATAGGCAATGTTTGAGCTTGGTAGAGTCTTGAAATCTTTTAATCGAGGCAGATTTTAGTAACCCAAACCATGCAGCAGATCTAGGACccctggctctcctccagtcgtggcgggagctggaggatccagcccagtaAAActggaaaggggggggggggggggaggggcacctgtgaaatgacccaaacacccctgtttttgctggactggatcctccagctcccaccacggctggaggagagccgaatacccccacccccaccccctgaaaaaaaaaaaaaaattcgcaGGTCCTGTGTCACAGACCCAAttttccccttcccctcccctcctgAGCAGTTTGTCAAGGGGATGTGACTGAAACTTAATCATAAGTGGCTCGAGGTGGATCTGATCTCTGCAACAAACCATATATTGGGTGGGGTAAGGCCTAAGGATAGTGGTCAAGGCCATGGATCTTCAACTCTAAGTAATGGCAACTGGCAAGAGAAGAACTCTCCTAAGTTTTGAAGCTCTTCTTTGTTTTAACACAAATGgtaagaaaaacagagaagttTTAAGGTAATGGATGAACATATACTGTTTTTCTAGTGCCACTGCGCGCCACCTGAACTCTCATTTCATCGAGCTCAAACCCATAGTTTAATTGGTGAAAATACCATATTTTAACCACAAAGATCATTTGTTTCAGGTTAATACTAAATGACTCTGTTTGGTTTCCAGTATAACCTGCAAGTTTTTCCCTCTGCACGATTTTTACCTGAAACAAATGGAGTCTTAGTGACATTGGTGTGTTCCTCTTCTACTAATTCCTCAATAAAACCTCATATATCGATTGCTTTCCTATCAAAGTATGCTCTTGAGATCAATTGAGCATGCAATGATGTTGTGGGTCTCTCTGGGTCTTCTATCTACCGTCTCCCAAACTAATTACTACCACCTGTCCACCCCCACTCTCCTCCTTCAAAGAGAAAGGAATCCACAAGACTACTATCCAAACACCTTGGAGAAGATTCCAGTGAAAGGGCTTTGGTTTCAGTGCCCACCAAATGAGTCCATAGCCATTACAAAGCACTCCTTCATTAACAATATTGCAAATCTCTTTATTGAGCTATGATGAGCTTGGGTCGTCTGGCCTTCATTACTACACAAGAATACAAAGAATGTAGGGAGGTGGGTAGTGGAGAAAGAGGATTGGGCGGCCTTGTGACCGTACCTCCCACAATAGAAAGCGATGGATGTTAAATAAGAAAAGTGCAAATCAATCTCCCAAGAGGCCAGGAGGGCATTTGACATTGGTGGAAATTATAAGTGGAAACTGGAAACTACTACTTTTTCTCATAGACATTTTAACAAATATTTGAAATCCTTCTTTCTCAATCCCTTTTAGAAGTCAACAATTCTGCTCCTCTACGTTCTTTCCCTTTTCAAGGTTTCATACTGTGAAAATGGCCCAATCAAATTAAAACACCACAAAGACAAAGATACGTGtgggcagtggtggtggtggaggtggaggtggaggtggtggtgttATTACTAATGAAAGCGATGGATTGATGCATTGATATGATGAATCAATTGCCATGTCCAACACCTCCATTAATTAGTCAAAGAAAAAGTTTAAACTAATACGTGAAGAGACTCCAGGCATGGTTGTAGGGATCGATAGCAGATCGGTGGAATCGCCCGTTACGGATTGGTATTAGCGGTTTTCAGATCCCGATTATTGATTgttttgttattggtgaagcctgatctcaatcCAGAGAATATTGTGGTGATTCTTTAGCGGGCCGTCTCGCCTTTGAAGTAAGTCAGAATGACCTAAAAGTGCATACACTAGTGTCGTAGGCGCTGATTTGTGTAAAGCTCATcaagatcttcgatttgatatatgTTTCGATCATATGTTGGTTCAGGTCTCtaagggcaattttgtactttctgggttaggattttcttatatAATATTGTCATCTCCTTAAGAGTTGGGTGAGATTGAGGGTTTGTATTTTTGCTTCACAGAAGTAGTGGAATCGTTCTATCGCTTGGCcatggatgtagccttcctACTTGGGAGTGAACCACGTACATCTTGTCTTGTGtgattgttcttttttttctcattgtttttcttctacaaaatcgccattctgggtgttgtttttctaacacGTCACATatctgataccgattcctaaaaccgTGCTCCCAAATCTATACGAGTTTACAAGCTAATTAGTAATCGACGTAGGACTAAACTCCCAACATTGCAACATTACAACCCAATTAAATTTTAACCCATTAAATCGTGTTCTTTGATATGTAACCTTCCCCATTGTTTGGAAGTTGCGAACAAATTAATGGAATTCCATCATCCATgccaacatgcatggggagatcAAGGGGTCAATTCATTTGTTCAAATGCCCACTTAAAATCAAGGTTGACCATTCCCTAAAAGATGAATGATGTCTTCCATCCCTAACGAAGGAAATAAGTAAACATGAAATATTAGTGGTTGGATTTGACTATAATTAGCTATAATTAGCCAATGGCACTGGAGGGATATCATGATTCAATTAATCTCACATATTAGTGGTTGCATTTGACTATAATTAGCCAATGGCAATGGATATCTTGATTCAATTAATCTATCGAGGAAATCTATGTTGTAGTGACCTATCGTGGCGTGACACTTCACCACTCACTTTCACTACAAGTTTCCCATAGGGCCCAAaacccatatttttttatacTTAGCTTATAAACAAAGACTTTGGTACCTCTTTGTTGTAATCCTTTTGGTTTGTTTATAATAGTGGGTTTACAATAATATTAATTCTAATCAAGGgataattttatgtttattcaGTTGTTTTAATAATTTGGGCTaaacccattttttttgtttaagatATAATTATCAACATTGGGTCCCAATAGATGTAGTGTCACTATATTATTTGTTTTGCATAtggtatgtatatatatagtacCATAAAGACTACTCCCATATGACCACTTAGAAAAATATAATACTCTAGTGGACAAAGAGTACCAATTGCTGCTTGACTAACAATCCTATAATTAGTAAAATACATTTCTAATTTACTAAGATCGATACAGGAACATCAACATAGacgtaatttttttattttattagggGCATGATAGTACTTTTGCATGCTCCTATGTCTGAGTGTAGAAGCCATGCGACTAAGTAGTGTtcaattttccctttattaaaATACATTTCTGAAGTATAATTTCGTTACACCTAGCCACTTATAACGCAACTGATAACACTCTAACCTTAGTCACTACAAATAAACCGAAATCGATGACTATTGGTCTAATTGATTTTGGCTTGTTCTTGGTTTCTTTTGACGGTCCCTTTTCAATCTATTATATATCGATTTGATCTTGGCTTTTAATATATAAAATGAAACAATGTCAAAACATATTAAATCTTTTTATCCATTTTATCAAAAGTTTTCATTATTTATCTTCCCATTTCAGCCTTTTAACTATTTCTAAAAATTGTAAGTAATACCAAATTGATAAATAGTTCGGTCGACCAGTTTTGATTCGATCAATTTCGATCAGTTCAATCcgtcccctttttttttttttacaacctATCTAATTTCCATTCAAAttcactccttttttttttaactacttCAAATAAATTCTCATTGCCATCcttattaattaaaataaaagaatgccACCTGA encodes:
- the LOC122639769 gene encoding uncharacterized protein LOC122639769, encoding MASKLLLIIVFIFDLIAFGLAVAAEQRRSKAQVVSDSEKNYYYCVYDSDIATGYGVGAFLFLMVSQVLIMVASRCFCCGKALNPSGSRAWAVVLFITCWLTFLIAEICLLAGSVRNAYHTRYTTIFGAQTPSCEILRKGVFGAGAAFIVFTGILTELFYVCYSKAKDGFRSDFGKDTGVGMGTYS